The Streptomyces vinaceus genome contains the following window.
GGCAGGCGCTCGGCCCGCGAGGCCGTTTCCGCCTCCACGCCCACGAGGTCCAGGGCGAGGGAGTCGAGGGAGGGCAGCCCCTCGGTGCTGGTGGGTGCGGTGAGCCCCTTGGGGTGCGCGTTGCCCCAGAGCTTGCGCAGGCTGGGTACGGAGACGAAGCCCTCGGCGATGCCGGAGGCGAGGCTGACCCGAGCGAGCGAGCCGGCGTCCTGGTAGCAGAGGAACCTCGGGTACCACTCGGGCCCGTACTTCACGTTCGAGCGGTACAGGGCCTCCAGCTGCCACCAGCGGGAGAAGAAGAGCAGCAGCTTGCGCCAGAGCTTGAGCACCGGCCCGGCGCCGATGCGCCCTCCCTCCTCGAAGGCGGAGCGGAAGACGGCGAAGTTCAGGGAGATCCGGCGCACGCCCAGGCCGGGCGCCGCGGCGCACAGCTCGGCGACCATGAACTCCATGACCCCGTTGGGGGCGGTGCGGTCGCGGCGCATCAGGTCCAGGGAGATGCCGTCCTTCCCCCAGGGGACGAAGGAGAGCAGGGCGATCAGCTCCCCTTGGGCGTCGAAGGCCTCGACGAGCAGGCAGTCCCCGTCGGCGGGGTCTCCGAGCCGGTCCAGCGCCATGGAGAACCCGCGCTCGGTCTCGGTGTCGCGCCAGGTGTCGGCGCGCTCGATGATCCGCTGCATCTCCTCCTCGCTGAGGGCGGAGTGGCGGCGGATGAGGGTGGTGGCGCCGGTGCGCTTGACGCGGTTGACGGCCTGGCGCGTGACGCGCATGTCGCGGCCGTCGAGGTCGAAGTGGGCGACGTGCAGGATGGCCTCGTCGCCGAGCTGGAGGGCGCCGAGCCCGGAGCGGGCGTACGCGGTGGCCCCCTCCTCGGAGGCGCCCATGACGGCGGGCTGCCAGCCGTGGCGGCGGGCGACGGTCAGCCAGGCGTCGACGGCGGCGCTCCAGGCGGCGGGGTCGCCGACCGGGTCGCCGCTGGCGAGGCAGACGCCGGCCTCGACGCGGTAGGTGACGCCGGCCCTGCCGTTGGGGGCGAAGACGACGGCCTTGTCGCGGCGGGTGGCGAAGTAGCCGAGGGAGTCGCCCCGGCCGTAGGCGCCGAGCAGGGCGCGGATACGGGGCTCCTCGTCCCCGTGCAGGGCGGCGGTCAGCCGCTGGGAGCGGAACAGGGTCGAGGCGGCGTTCAGCAGGGCGAGGGCGCCGAACAGGCCGAGGAAGAAGTACAGGGGGCGGGGCGGCTGGCCGTCGAACTGGCGGGGCGAGACGAGGCCGCCGAAGACCTGCCGGGCCGCCCAGTCCAGCCACTGCCCCTTGGGCAGGGTGCCGGGGAACAGCGCGACCAGCCCCCAGCCGACGAGCACGGCGACGAGCAGCCCGAGGCCCAGGACGAGCATCGCGCGCCAGAAGGCGCCGGGCCGCGAGGCGGCGTAGAACTCCTTGCGGGCGGCGATCAGCACGCCGAGGGCGGCGACGGCGATGGCCATCGAGGGCCCGCCGATCCAGTAGTACTCGTCGGCGATGATCAGGACGTCGACCAGGATGAGCAGGGCCAGATAGGTGACGACGATCCACCAGGCGACCTTCTTGCGGGTGCCCAGCGCGGCGGCGAGGAGGAAGAGGAAGACGGCGTAGGCCAGGTTGGCGCTGACCGGTACCAC
Protein-coding sequences here:
- the lysX gene encoding bifunctional lysylphosphatidylglycerol synthetase/lysine--tRNA ligase LysX codes for the protein MSATVEETRGTRNRFLNRVPDAFAAFFGTLGLLCAVLALSPTLRHLLRQVVRFLDEIVVPVSANLAYAVFLFLLAAALGTRKKVAWWIVVTYLALLILVDVLIIADEYYWIGGPSMAIAVAALGVLIAARKEFYAASRPGAFWRAMLVLGLGLLVAVLVGWGLVALFPGTLPKGQWLDWAARQVFGGLVSPRQFDGQPPRPLYFFLGLFGALALLNAASTLFRSQRLTAALHGDEEPRIRALLGAYGRGDSLGYFATRRDKAVVFAPNGRAGVTYRVEAGVCLASGDPVGDPAAWSAAVDAWLTVARRHGWQPAVMGASEEGATAYARSGLGALQLGDEAILHVAHFDLDGRDMRVTRQAVNRVKRTGATTLIRRHSALSEEEMQRIIERADTWRDTETERGFSMALDRLGDPADGDCLLVEAFDAQGELIALLSFVPWGKDGISLDLMRRDRTAPNGVMEFMVAELCAAAPGLGVRRISLNFAVFRSAFEEGGRIGAGPVLKLWRKLLLFFSRWWQLEALYRSNVKYGPEWYPRFLCYQDAGSLARVSLASGIAEGFVSVPSLRKLWGNAHPKGLTAPTSTEGLPSLDSLALDLVGVEAETASRAERLPEQVRVRHDKMERIRAAGTDPYPVGIRQRTHTVAELRAALPVHPPGARSGEQATLAGRVMLVRDLGGVVFAVLRDWSGDMQLILTRDESGAGVLDSFTSQVDFGDHVVASGEIGASRSGEPSLVVSSWQLTGKCLRPLPDKRKGLADPEARVRRRYLDLVASPEARDVVRARSSAVQALRQGLLDRGYLEVETPMLQQIHGGANARPFRTHINAYDLDLYLRIAPELYLKRLCVGGLEKVFEMGRTFRNEGVSYKHNPEFTMLEAYQAFADYDVMLDLTRELIQGAATAAFGSPVAHKAGPDGKLVVHDISGIWPVKTVYGAISEALGEEVDADTEEHVLRRLCDRADVPHTPEDTRGDVVLEMYERLVEERTELPTFYKDFPTDVSPLTRQHRVDPRLAERWDLVAFGTELGTAYSELTDPVEQRRRLTAQSLLAAGGDPEAMELDNDFLDALEYAMPPTGGLGIGVDRLVMFLTGLTIRETLPFPLVRRG